In one Mycobacterium heckeshornense genomic region, the following are encoded:
- the treY gene encoding malto-oligosyltrehalose synthase: MAFPVLSTYRLQLRGAQSGFGFTFADAEALLDYLDELGVSHLYLSPVMTAVRGSPHGYDVTDPTTVSAELGGAEGLARLSAAARERGMGLVVDIVPNHVGIDKPEQNPWWWDVLTHGRSSRYARFFDIDWDVGDGRILLPLLGSDDDLTELAVDGDRLRLGDLVLPIAPGSGGGSPAEIHDRQHYRLVGWRNGVCGYRRFFSITSLAGLRQEDRVVFDAWHAEVARWFSDGLVDGVRVDHPDGLATPTGYLAWLRDLVGPDAWIVIEKILGVDEALEPTLPVAGTTGYDVLREVGGVFLDPAGAAELTALFESAGVDDAGMPALVRSLKATVAADTLGSELGRLRRSIVAAVGADHPQLPHAVAALLGYIDVYRCDYPGLAATLPRALAQTAAATPELVPPLQIVAAALASGGEPATRLQQLCGAVTAKAVEDCLFYRDARLVSLNEVGGEPRRFGVSAAEFHYRAAMRARLWPYTMTTLTTHDTKRSEDVRARIGVLSQVPSLWREFVTRWEQLAPSPDIATGLFLWQNIFGVWPVSGKVTGELRDRLHGYTEKAIREAALHTSWHEPNTEFEGAVHSWLDIVLDGPVARELTQLVGQLNPHAENDALGQKLLALTVPGVPDVYQGTELWDDRLVDPDNRRPVDYTIRRQALKSLQHPKIRVVAAALRLRRARPDTFLRGDYRPLLATGAAADHVVAFGRGDDVVVAVSRWTFRLDETGWGDTMVPLPDGRWRDTLSGAVFTGATPTAVLFTDFPVALLERADA, translated from the coding sequence ATGGCGTTTCCGGTACTGTCGACCTACCGGTTACAGCTGCGCGGCGCCCAGAGCGGATTCGGGTTCACCTTCGCCGACGCCGAAGCCCTGCTCGACTATCTCGACGAGCTCGGAGTTTCCCACCTCTACCTGTCCCCGGTCATGACCGCGGTCCGCGGCTCGCCGCACGGCTACGACGTCACCGACCCGACGACGGTGTCCGCCGAACTCGGCGGCGCCGAGGGTTTGGCGCGGCTTTCAGCCGCAGCGCGAGAACGCGGGATGGGACTGGTGGTAGACATCGTGCCTAACCACGTCGGCATCGACAAACCCGAGCAAAACCCGTGGTGGTGGGACGTGCTCACCCATGGCCGGTCGTCGCGCTATGCGCGGTTTTTCGACATCGACTGGGACGTAGGTGATGGCCGAATCCTCTTGCCGCTGTTAGGTTCCGACGACGACCTTACCGAGCTCGCGGTGGATGGCGACCGGCTGCGACTCGGCGATCTGGTGTTGCCGATCGCTCCCGGCAGCGGTGGCGGCAGTCCTGCGGAAATCCATGACCGTCAGCATTATCGGCTGGTGGGGTGGCGCAACGGGGTCTGCGGTTATCGGCGTTTCTTTTCGATCACGTCGCTGGCCGGGCTGCGGCAGGAGGACCGCGTGGTGTTCGATGCCTGGCATGCCGAGGTCGCCCGCTGGTTTTCCGACGGACTGGTCGACGGGGTCCGCGTCGATCACCCCGACGGGCTTGCCACCCCCACCGGCTATTTGGCGTGGCTGCGTGACCTGGTGGGGCCCGACGCCTGGATCGTGATCGAAAAGATCTTGGGCGTCGACGAGGCGTTGGAGCCGACGCTGCCGGTGGCCGGCACCACCGGCTACGACGTGCTGCGAGAGGTCGGAGGCGTTTTCCTCGACCCGGCGGGGGCCGCAGAGCTCACGGCGCTGTTCGAATCCGCCGGTGTCGACGATGCCGGCATGCCGGCGCTGGTACGGAGCCTCAAGGCCACCGTGGCCGCCGACACCCTGGGCAGCGAGTTGGGCAGGCTGCGGCGCAGTATCGTCGCCGCGGTCGGTGCCGACCATCCGCAGCTGCCGCACGCGGTGGCGGCGCTGCTCGGCTACATCGACGTCTACCGCTGCGACTATCCCGGCCTGGCCGCGACGCTGCCCAGAGCACTGGCCCAAACCGCGGCGGCCACCCCGGAATTGGTTCCGCCGCTGCAGATCGTCGCCGCCGCGCTGGCCAGCGGGGGTGAACCCGCGACACGGCTGCAGCAGTTGTGCGGCGCGGTCACCGCCAAGGCGGTCGAGGACTGCCTGTTCTACCGGGACGCCCGGCTGGTGTCGCTGAACGAAGTGGGCGGTGAGCCCCGGCGGTTCGGTGTCAGCGCCGCCGAATTCCACTACCGGGCCGCGATGCGTGCCCGGCTGTGGCCGTACACCATGACGACACTGACCACCCACGACACCAAGCGCAGCGAGGACGTCCGCGCCCGCATCGGCGTGCTCTCGCAAGTGCCGTCACTGTGGCGAGAGTTCGTCACCCGCTGGGAGCAACTCGCGCCCTCACCCGACATCGCTACCGGATTGTTTCTGTGGCAGAACATCTTCGGTGTGTGGCCGGTCAGCGGCAAGGTCACCGGCGAGCTGCGCGACAGGTTGCACGGCTACACCGAAAAAGCGATCCGGGAAGCCGCATTGCACACCTCGTGGCACGAACCGAACACCGAATTCGAGGGCGCAGTACACTCCTGGCTCGACATCGTGCTCGACGGGCCCGTCGCCCGTGAGCTGACCCAGCTTGTCGGCCAGCTCAACCCGCACGCGGAAAACGACGCGCTGGGCCAGAAGTTGCTCGCGTTGACCGTGCCCGGTGTCCCCGATGTCTATCAGGGCACCGAATTGTGGGACGACCGCCTGGTCGATCCCGACAACCGGCGTCCAGTCGACTACACAATCCGCCGCCAAGCGTTGAAGTCGTTGCAGCACCCAAAGATTCGTGTTGTCGCAGCAGCGCTGCGACTGCGACGAGCTCGCCCGGACACGTTCCTGCGCGGCGATTACCGTCCGCTACTCGCCACCGGGGCGGCAGCCGATCATGTCGTGGCGTTCGGCCGCGGTGACGACGTCGTGGTCGCCGTCTCCCGCTGGACGTTCCGGCTCGACGAAACCGGCTGGGGCGACACGATGGTGCCACTGCCCGACGGCCGGTGGCGCGACACCCTCAGCGGCGCGGTGTTCACCGGCGCGACGCCGACTGCTGTGCTGTTCACCGACTTTCCGGTGGCGTTGCTGGAGCGTGCCGATGCGTGA
- the treZ gene encoding malto-oligosyltrehalose trehalohydrolase has product MREFAVWAPKPERVRLDVDGVVYPMTRVDGGWWRATVDAMSNSRYGFLLDNDPAVLPDPRSPRQPEGVHARSQLWEPAAAAWTDNEWTGRSVEGAVIYELHIGTFTPTGTFDAAIEKLDYLADLGVDFVELMPVNSFSGTHGWGYDGVLWYSVHEPYGGPDGLVRFVDACHARGLGVLIDVVFNHLGPSGNYLPRFGPYLSSASNPWGEGINIAGAGSDEVRRYIIDCALRWMADFHADGLRLDAVHALVDTTAIHIVEELAAETDRLSQQLGRPLSLIAESDLNDPRLITPREQGGYGLTAQWDDDIHHAIHAAVSGERQGYYADFGSLATLAHTLRHGFFHAATYSSFRGRRHGRPLDTSRIPATRLLAYTCTHDQVGNRALGDRPSQNLSFGQLAVKAALVLGSPYTAMLFMGEEWGSSRPFQFFSSHPEPELAQATAEGRRKEFAQHGWEADEIPDPQDPRTFQRSKLDWDEAAAGEHARLLRLYQDLIALRRRESDFADPWLEHLDVDYDEGQRWITMRRGRFTVACNLGADAVSVPAGGEVVLASGQPSASVEHCVLPGHSFAVLRARG; this is encoded by the coding sequence ATGCGTGAATTCGCGGTCTGGGCACCCAAACCCGAACGAGTGCGTCTCGACGTCGACGGCGTGGTCTACCCGATGACACGCGTCGACGGTGGCTGGTGGCGCGCCACCGTCGACGCGATGTCGAACTCCCGCTACGGTTTTCTGCTCGACAACGATCCCGCGGTGTTGCCCGACCCGCGCTCTCCGCGCCAGCCTGAGGGCGTGCACGCACGGTCCCAGCTGTGGGAGCCCGCTGCTGCGGCATGGACCGATAACGAATGGACCGGGCGCTCCGTGGAGGGCGCGGTGATCTACGAGTTGCACATCGGAACGTTCACGCCGACAGGAACTTTCGATGCGGCGATCGAAAAGCTGGATTATCTCGCGGATCTGGGCGTCGACTTTGTCGAATTGATGCCGGTCAACTCGTTCTCCGGCACACATGGCTGGGGATACGACGGTGTGCTGTGGTATTCGGTGCACGAACCCTACGGCGGCCCGGACGGGCTCGTCCGGTTCGTCGACGCCTGCCATGCCCGCGGCCTGGGTGTCCTGATCGATGTCGTGTTCAACCATCTCGGCCCGTCGGGCAACTACCTGCCACGGTTCGGGCCATACCTGTCGTCGGCGAGCAATCCGTGGGGCGAGGGCATCAACATCGCCGGCGCTGGCTCCGATGAGGTGCGCCGCTATATCATCGACTGCGCGCTGCGCTGGATGGCCGACTTTCACGCCGACGGCCTGCGACTGGACGCGGTGCACGCGCTGGTGGACACCACCGCCATACACATCGTCGAAGAGCTCGCCGCCGAAACCGATCGGTTGTCGCAGCAATTGGGCCGCCCGCTGTCGCTGATCGCCGAAAGCGACCTCAACGACCCGCGGTTGATTACCCCGCGCGAGCAGGGCGGCTACGGCCTGACCGCGCAGTGGGACGACGATATCCATCACGCCATCCACGCGGCGGTCTCCGGTGAACGGCAGGGCTACTACGCGGATTTCGGCTCGCTGGCCACACTGGCGCACACATTGCGGCACGGCTTCTTCCACGCTGCCACGTACTCGTCGTTTCGGGGCCGCCGCCACGGCCGGCCGCTGGACACGTCGAGGATTCCGGCCACCCGGCTGCTGGCCTACACCTGCACCCACGACCAGGTGGGCAATCGGGCACTCGGCGACCGTCCGTCGCAGAATCTCAGCTTCGGCCAGCTTGCCGTCAAAGCTGCTCTGGTGCTCGGATCACCTTATACAGCAATGCTTTTCATGGGCGAGGAATGGGGCTCGTCACGACCGTTCCAGTTTTTCAGCTCGCATCCAGAACCCGAGCTCGCTCAGGCCACCGCGGAGGGGCGCAGGAAGGAGTTCGCCCAGCACGGCTGGGAGGCCGACGAGATCCCAGACCCGCAGGACCCGAGAACATTCCAGCGCTCGAAGCTTGACTGGGACGAGGCCGCCGCCGGTGAGCATGCTCGCCTGCTGAGGCTCTATCAGGATTTGATCGCGTTGCGGCGCAGAGAATCTGATTTCGCCGACCCGTGGCTGGAGCATCTGGACGTCGACTATGACGAGGGTCAACGCTGGATCACCATGCGCCGCGGCCGGTTCACCGTCGCCTGCAATCTCGGCGCCGACGCGGTGAGTGTGCCGGCCGGCGGCGAGGTGGTGCTGGCTTCAGGCCAGCCCTCGGCGAGCGTCGAGCACTGTGTGCTGCCCGGGCATTCGTTCGCGGTTCTGCGTGCCCGCGGCTGA
- a CDS encoding phosphatase PAP2 family protein yields MTYGPGAQDFGLVSVGVLVSLILLAAAAVWVARSRDLVPVLWARLRNIAAVTRAEAWARETWHDRGWSVPRRWPRFEVAGVALLIGLAVVVALGAGFTEVLDDVLEGDGIAGIDQPAARWLATHRDLWMTTALRAITGAGGGAASGAVAASACAVASWRARSWAPVVFGLAGAGGITLVLFTAKALVVRDRPPLPFAAIAADGYSFPSGHAAGAAAGASLSVWMLTRWLITCWAGRVAAWTVAIGVAAVMGFSRVYLGVHYISDVVAGWLLGAAWAGAVMVIGSWWDNTRRARTRQPVSGDRTA; encoded by the coding sequence ATGACGTACGGCCCGGGGGCACAGGATTTTGGCCTGGTCAGCGTCGGCGTCCTGGTTTCGCTGATCCTGCTGGCCGCAGCGGCGGTTTGGGTGGCTCGCAGTCGGGATCTGGTCCCCGTGCTGTGGGCTCGCCTACGAAACATCGCCGCAGTCACGCGGGCCGAAGCCTGGGCCCGGGAGACATGGCACGACCGGGGATGGTCGGTGCCGCGCCGGTGGCCGCGGTTCGAGGTGGCCGGGGTGGCATTGCTTATCGGGTTGGCCGTCGTCGTGGCGCTGGGGGCCGGCTTTACCGAGGTGCTCGACGACGTGCTCGAGGGTGACGGGATCGCCGGTATCGACCAACCAGCCGCTCGATGGCTGGCAACGCATCGCGACCTGTGGATGACTACGGCATTGCGAGCGATCACCGGTGCGGGCGGGGGCGCCGCGTCGGGTGCCGTGGCCGCCAGTGCCTGCGCGGTCGCCAGCTGGCGGGCTCGATCCTGGGCACCAGTGGTGTTCGGCCTCGCTGGTGCCGGCGGGATCACGCTGGTGCTGTTCACCGCCAAAGCCCTGGTGGTCCGGGACCGTCCGCCCTTGCCGTTCGCGGCGATCGCCGCGGACGGATATTCGTTTCCCTCCGGCCACGCCGCCGGCGCCGCTGCGGGCGCGTCTCTGTCTGTGTGGATGCTGACGCGATGGCTGATTACCTGCTGGGCGGGCAGGGTGGCGGCGTGGACCGTCGCGATCGGTGTTGCCGCCGTGATGGGGTTCTCCCGTGTCTATCTCGGGGTGCACTACATCAGCGATGTGGTGGCCGGCTGGCTGCTGGGTGCGGCGTGGGCAGGTGCGGTCATGGTGATCGGTTCGTGGTGGGACAACACGCGACGTGCCCGCACGCGCCAGCCGGTTTCCGGTGACCGGACGGCTTGA
- the ilvA gene encoding threonine ammonia-lyase, whose product MSAEPSQEPGVPPLSAADIDAAAKRIASVVTPTPLQLCDRLSDATDATVYLKREDLQSVRSYKLRGAYNLLVQLSEEEIAAGVVCSSAGNHAQGFAYACRALGIRGRVYVPAKTPKQKKDRIRYHGGDFVELIVGGSTYDMAAEAALADVAHTGATLVPPYDDVRTIAGQGTIAVELLDQLDVEPDLVVVPVGGGGCVAGIATYLAERTANTSVLGVEPAGAAAMMAALAAGEPVTLDHVDQFVDGAAVNRAGTLTYAALAAAGDMVSITAVDEGAVCTALLDLYQHEGIIAEPAGALSVAGLLEADIEPGSTVVCLISGGNNDVSRYGEILERSLVHLGLKHYFLVDFPQEPGALRRFLDQVLGPNDDITLFEYVKRNNRETGEALVGIELGSAADLDGLLARMRATDLHIEVLEPGSPAYRYLL is encoded by the coding sequence GTGTCCGCCGAACCCAGCCAAGAGCCCGGTGTCCCGCCGCTGTCCGCGGCGGACATCGACGCTGCGGCCAAGCGGATCGCTTCCGTCGTCACACCCACACCGTTGCAGCTGTGTGATCGGTTGTCGGATGCCACCGATGCCACGGTGTACCTCAAACGCGAAGACCTGCAGTCGGTGCGCTCCTACAAACTGCGTGGCGCCTACAACCTGCTGGTACAGCTTTCCGAGGAGGAAATCGCGGCAGGTGTGGTGTGTTCGTCGGCCGGCAACCACGCCCAGGGTTTTGCCTACGCCTGTCGCGCGCTGGGGATTCGTGGCCGGGTATACGTGCCGGCGAAGACGCCTAAGCAGAAGAAGGACCGGATCCGCTATCACGGCGGAGACTTCGTCGAGCTGATCGTCGGCGGGTCGACCTACGACATGGCGGCCGAGGCTGCCCTCGCCGACGTGGCGCACACGGGTGCCACGCTGGTGCCGCCGTACGACGATGTGCGCACCATAGCCGGTCAGGGCACCATCGCCGTTGAACTGCTCGACCAGCTCGACGTCGAGCCCGACCTGGTGGTGGTCCCGGTCGGCGGCGGCGGGTGCGTGGCCGGTATCGCTACCTATCTGGCGGAGCGGACAGCCAACACCTCGGTGCTGGGTGTTGAACCGGCGGGCGCTGCCGCGATGATGGCCGCGCTGGCGGCGGGGGAGCCGGTGACATTAGACCATGTAGACCAGTTCGTCGACGGCGCGGCGGTGAACCGGGCCGGAACGCTTACCTATGCGGCGCTGGCGGCCGCCGGTGACATGGTGTCGATCACCGCGGTCGACGAGGGCGCGGTGTGCACCGCGCTGCTCGATCTCTACCAGCACGAGGGCATCATCGCCGAGCCGGCGGGCGCGTTGTCCGTCGCGGGCCTGCTGGAAGCCGACATTGAACCTGGCTCGACGGTTGTGTGTTTGATCTCGGGGGGCAACAACGACGTGTCCCGCTACGGGGAGATCCTCGAGCGCTCGCTGGTCCACCTCGGCCTCAAGCACTACTTCCTGGTCGACTTTCCGCAGGAACCCGGCGCGCTGCGCCGTTTCCTCGACCAAGTGCTGGGACCCAACGACGACATCACGCTGTTCGAGTACGTCAAGCGCAACAACCGGGAAACCGGCGAGGCGCTGGTCGGCATCGAACTGGGATCAGCCGCCGACCTCGACGGGCTGCTCGCGCGGATGCGGGCCACCGACTTGCACATCGAAGTGCTCGAGCCGGGCTCACCGGCGTACCGCTATTTGCTGTGA
- a CDS encoding nitroreductase family deazaflavin-dependent oxidoreductase, with protein MPLSGEYAPSPLDWSREQAEKYMASGGTEGTELQGKPVVLLTTVGAKTGKLRKTPLMRVEHEGQYAIVASLGGAPRHPVWYHNVKKNPRVELQDGPVARDYEAREVFGDEKALWWQRAVQVWPDYAKYQARTDRQIPVFVLTPVG; from the coding sequence ATGCCGCTTTCAGGTGAATACGCACCGAGCCCGCTCGACTGGTCCCGCGAGCAAGCCGAAAAGTACATGGCCTCCGGTGGAACCGAAGGCACCGAGCTGCAGGGAAAGCCCGTCGTGTTGCTGACCACGGTGGGAGCCAAGACCGGCAAACTTCGCAAAACCCCGCTGATGCGGGTCGAACACGAGGGCCAATACGCGATCGTCGCCTCGTTGGGCGGCGCGCCGAGGCACCCCGTGTGGTACCACAACGTCAAGAAGAACCCGCGGGTGGAGCTGCAGGACGGCCCGGTTGCCCGGGACTACGAGGCGCGTGAGGTATTCGGCGACGAAAAGGCACTCTGGTGGCAACGTGCCGTGCAGGTCTGGCCGGACTACGCCAAGTATCAGGCCAGGACCGACCGCCAGATTCCGGTGTTCGTGCTGACCCCCGTCGGCTGA
- a CDS encoding transposase has protein sequence MALGREDRQGRFDDVMLLVGDQLPAGSIYRLLAEHGGALFDDDYFADLFKRSALGRPTVPARVMATVMLLQAYEGLSDREACDRLAFDLRWKAAAGLTVDAEAFHPTVLVGMRNRLRASDRPRRLFEDVNTTARAAGLLRGRRRVLDSTPLLDAVATQDTVIQLRAAIRKLLTVADRADPEVAGAVRTVLTRDDDYASLGKPPCDWDDPKAREALVDALVRDANAALEALDGRKLDGALSEAVELLALVAGQDVEAGDDGIFRIARRVAKDRMISTVDTEARHGHKSRARTFDGYKSHLGIDPDDELITGVAITAANAADREVIDELLGNPATDIRSAAPATAPDTDSSTDAATDADADADADETITDHGEHVHNESEPNVFEVYGDSAYADGATLDEQTGRGHDMRAKVPPVRNANGYSKDRFGIDLAAGTVTCPAEHTVAISTGRRQQVARFGAFCGSCPLQAECTKARRGRVITIHAHEAALQHAKARQRDPAWQADYRTYRPVVERKISHFTRRPWGGRKARCRGQKRILTDILARAGAINLARLATLGLHPHAGGWAIA, from the coding sequence GTGGCTTTGGGACGGGAGGATCGGCAGGGCCGGTTCGATGACGTGATGCTGCTGGTGGGTGATCAGCTGCCGGCGGGCAGTATTTACCGGCTGTTGGCCGAGCACGGCGGTGCACTGTTTGACGATGACTATTTCGCTGATCTGTTCAAGCGCTCGGCGCTGGGTCGACCGACGGTGCCGGCGCGGGTGATGGCCACAGTGATGCTGCTGCAGGCCTATGAGGGATTGTCGGATCGGGAGGCGTGTGACCGGTTGGCCTTTGATCTGCGCTGGAAAGCGGCCGCCGGGTTGACGGTGGACGCCGAGGCTTTTCATCCCACGGTGCTGGTCGGCATGCGCAACCGGCTACGCGCATCGGATCGGCCACGGCGGTTGTTCGAGGACGTGAACACCACCGCGCGAGCGGCGGGGTTGTTGCGGGGACGACGCCGGGTGCTGGATTCGACGCCGCTGTTGGATGCGGTGGCCACCCAGGACACGGTGATCCAGCTGCGGGCCGCGATCCGCAAACTGCTGACCGTGGCTGATCGGGCCGATCCGGAAGTGGCCGGTGCGGTGCGCACCGTGCTGACCCGCGACGATGACTACGCCAGCCTGGGCAAACCACCGTGTGACTGGGATGACCCCAAAGCGCGTGAAGCCTTGGTCGATGCGCTGGTGCGCGACGCCAACGCCGCACTGGAGGCCCTCGATGGCCGCAAGCTCGATGGGGCACTCAGTGAGGCGGTCGAGTTGTTGGCGCTGGTGGCCGGCCAAGACGTCGAAGCCGGCGACGACGGAATCTTCCGCATTGCCCGGCGAGTGGCCAAAGACCGGATGATCTCCACCGTCGATACCGAAGCCCGCCATGGGCATAAGTCGCGGGCGCGGACCTTCGATGGCTACAAGTCCCATCTGGGTATCGACCCCGACGACGAGCTGATCACCGGGGTGGCCATCACCGCGGCCAACGCCGCCGACCGTGAGGTCATCGATGAGCTGTTGGGCAACCCCGCCACCGACATCAGAAGTGCTGCACCCGCCACCGCCCCCGACACCGACAGCAGCACCGATGCCGCCACCGATGCCGATGCCGATGCCGATGCCGATGAAACGATCACCGATCACGGCGAGCATGTGCACAACGAGTCGGAGCCGAACGTCTTTGAGGTGTATGGCGATTCGGCTTACGCCGATGGGGCCACCCTGGATGAGCAGACCGGGCGGGGTCATGACATGCGCGCCAAGGTGCCCCCGGTGCGCAACGCCAACGGCTATTCCAAAGACCGGTTCGGTATCGACCTGGCCGCCGGCACCGTGACCTGCCCGGCCGAGCACACCGTGGCGATCAGCACCGGCCGACGTCAGCAGGTCGCTCGCTTCGGTGCGTTCTGTGGGTCCTGCCCACTGCAGGCGGAGTGCACCAAAGCCCGTCGCGGGCGGGTGATCACCATCCATGCCCATGAAGCCGCCCTGCAGCACGCCAAGGCCCGCCAACGCGATCCGGCCTGGCAGGCCGATTACCGAACGTATCGGCCGGTCGTGGAACGCAAGATCAGTCACTTCACCCGCCGCCCCTGGGGTGGTCGCAAGGCGCGGTGCCGCGGCCAAAAACGCATCCTGACCGACATCCTGGCCCGAGCAGGAGCGATCAACCTCGCCCGGTTGGCCACCTTGGGCTTGCACCCACACGCCGGGGGTTGGGCCATCGCCTGA
- the fadD11 gene encoding fatty acid--CoA ligase FadD11, translating to MTLAERPTTMCEAFQRTAAIDPDAIALRTPGGHQTLTWRDYAAQVRRVAAGLAGLGVRRADTVSLMMANRIEFYPLEVGAQHVGATSFSVYNTLPAEQLTYLFDNAGTKLVMCERQYVDRIRASGARLEHIVCIDGSPRGTLSLDDLYAAAPADFDFESTWRAVQPDDIITLIYTSGTTGNPKGVEMTHANLMFEAFALQDVLGVRFGDRITSFLPSAHIADRMMALYNQEVFGSQVTVVSDAKAIAAALPDARPTIWGAVPRVWEKLKAAVEFAVTHEQDEAKRQVLQWGMSVAARRAAALLAGESISDELAADWAKADELVLSKLRARLGLGELRWAVSGAAPIPKETLGFFAGIGIPICEVWGMSELSCVASVSHPREARLGTVGKLLPGLEGKVAEDGEFLVRGPLVMKGYRKEPAKTAEVIDADGWLHTGDILEIDPDGYLRVVDRKKELIINAAGKNMSPANIENAILAACPMIGAMVTVGDGRPYNTALLVFDADSVGPLAAQHGLSDASPAALAANPDVIARIAAGVAEGNAKLSRVEQIKRFRVLPILWEPGGDEMTLTMKLKRRPIAEKYAAEIDELYAPQPGPDVHEPAVAPSAQLA from the coding sequence ATGACGTTGGCAGAGCGCCCCACCACCATGTGCGAGGCGTTTCAGCGCACCGCCGCAATCGATCCGGATGCCATAGCACTGCGAACGCCCGGCGGCCACCAGACGTTGACCTGGCGGGACTATGCGGCCCAGGTACGTCGGGTTGCGGCGGGGCTGGCCGGGCTGGGGGTTCGGCGCGCCGACACGGTGTCGCTGATGATGGCGAACCGGATCGAGTTTTACCCACTGGAAGTCGGTGCCCAGCATGTCGGCGCGACGTCGTTCTCGGTGTACAACACGCTGCCCGCCGAGCAGCTGACCTACTTGTTCGACAACGCCGGCACCAAGCTGGTGATGTGCGAGCGGCAATACGTCGACCGGATTCGCGCCAGCGGCGCCCGGCTCGAGCACATCGTCTGCATCGACGGTTCGCCGCGGGGCACCCTGTCCCTGGACGACCTGTACGCCGCCGCGCCGGCTGACTTCGACTTCGAATCCACCTGGCGCGCAGTGCAACCCGACGACATCATCACCCTTATTTACACCTCGGGCACGACGGGCAACCCCAAGGGCGTGGAGATGACGCACGCCAACCTGATGTTCGAAGCGTTCGCGCTGCAAGATGTTCTCGGTGTGCGCTTCGGTGACCGGATCACCTCATTCCTCCCGTCGGCGCATATCGCCGACCGCATGATGGCGTTGTACAACCAGGAGGTGTTCGGCTCCCAGGTCACGGTGGTGTCCGATGCCAAGGCAATCGCCGCGGCCCTGCCCGACGCTCGGCCCACCATTTGGGGCGCGGTGCCGCGAGTGTGGGAAAAGCTCAAAGCCGCAGTAGAATTCGCTGTCACGCATGAGCAGGATGAGGCAAAGCGGCAGGTCTTGCAGTGGGGTATGTCGGTGGCGGCCAGGCGGGCGGCCGCGCTGCTTGCCGGTGAGTCGATATCGGACGAGCTCGCCGCCGACTGGGCCAAAGCCGACGAGCTGGTGCTCTCGAAGCTTCGGGCACGGCTCGGCTTGGGCGAACTGCGCTGGGCGGTCTCTGGTGCAGCGCCCATCCCGAAGGAGACCCTGGGCTTCTTCGCCGGCATCGGCATCCCGATCTGCGAGGTGTGGGGAATGTCGGAGCTGAGCTGCGTGGCCAGCGTCAGCCATCCGCGTGAGGCACGGCTCGGGACGGTTGGCAAGCTGTTGCCGGGGTTGGAGGGCAAGGTCGCCGAGGACGGCGAATTTCTGGTCCGCGGGCCGCTGGTGATGAAGGGCTACCGCAAAGAGCCGGCCAAGACCGCCGAGGTCATCGACGCCGATGGCTGGCTACACACCGGCGACATTCTCGAAATCGACCCTGACGGCTATCTGCGGGTGGTTGACCGAAAGAAGGAGCTGATCATCAACGCCGCCGGCAAGAACATGTCGCCGGCCAATATCGAGAACGCGATCCTGGCCGCGTGCCCGATGATCGGGGCGATGGTCACCGTCGGCGACGGGCGGCCCTACAACACCGCGCTGTTGGTCTTCGACGCCGACTCGGTGGGGCCGCTGGCGGCCCAGCACGGATTGTCCGACGCGTCGCCGGCGGCCCTGGCAGCCAACCCCGACGTGATCGCCCGGATTGCCGCGGGGGTGGCCGAGGGAAACGCCAAACTGTCGCGGGTCGAGCAAATTAAGCGGTTCCGGGTGTTGCCCATCCTGTGGGAGCCGGGCGGTGACGAGATGACCCTGACGATGAAGCTCAAGCGCCGGCCCATCGCCGAAAAATACGCGGCCGAGATCGACGAGCTCTACGCGCCGCAGCCCGGGCCGGACGTCCACGAACCCGCCGTCGCACCCAGCGCACAACTCGCGTGA